A segment of the Triticum urartu cultivar G1812 chromosome 1, Tu2.1, whole genome shotgun sequence genome:
gacaaagtcatgcttgtcgagtccttagggttcaacctcatgtctatctcaatgctttgtgatcttgatatggttgttgtatttggcaagtatcgttgtgttgtgatcatggaagctgacaattccaaagtcttcgaaggctttaggagaggagatttgtatattgttgatttctctacaggaccacaacctgctacatgtctacttgcaaaagcttcagagggctggctatggcatcgatgacttggtcatgctggcatgaggaatctgcacacgcttgtgaagaagaagcatgtcattggcatcgagggtgtcaaattccttAAGGACCAttgtgtggagcttgtgaagctggaaagatgaccaaggccaagcatccagcaaagactatcatgactactactcggCCATTtcaattgcttcacatggatctctttggccctactcactatgccacatttactaatgttgcatctttatatggctttctcattgttgatgattatcctcgatatacatgggtgcatatcatcacttacaaaactgaagtgcaggaagtcttcaaaagattttcctcgagggcttcaaccaactttggtgtgaaaatcaagcacatcagaagtgataatggaactgagttcaagaacactggtcttgattactctcttgatgaacttggtattactcatgagttatctactccttatactcctcagcaaaatggcgtcgtggagcgcaataACAAGACTCTTGTTGAGGATGGCCCGNNNNNNNNNNNNNNNNNNNNNNNNNNNNNNNNNNNNNNNNNNNNNNNNNNNNNNNNNNNNNNNNNNNNNNNNNNNNNNNNNNNNNNNNNNNNNNNNNNNNNNNNNNNNNNNNNNNNNNNNNNNNNNNNNNNNNNNNNNNNNNNNNNNNNNNNNNNNNNNNNNNNNNNNNNNNNNNNNNNNNNNNNNNNNNNNNNNNNNNNNNNNNNNNNNNNNNNNNNNNNNNNNNNNNNNNNNNNNNNNNNNNNNNNNNNNNNNNNNNNNNNNNNNNNNNNNNNNNNNNNNNNNNNNNNNNNNNNNNNNNNNNNNNNNNNNNNNNNNNNNNNNNNNNNNNNNNNNNNNNNNNNNNNNNNNNNNNNNNNNNNNNNNNNNNNNNNNNNNNNNNNNNNNNNNNNNNNNNNNNNNNNNNNNNNNNNNNNNNNNNNNNNNNNNNNNNNNNNNNNNNNNNNNNNNNNNNNNNNNNNNNNNNNNNNNNNNNNNNNNNNNNNNNNNNNNNNNNNNNNNNNNNNNNNNNNNNNNNNNNNNNNNNNNNNNNNNNNNNNNNNNNNNNNNNNNNNNNNNNNNNNNNNNNNNNNNNNNNNNNNNNNNNNNNNNNNNNNNNNNNNNNNNNNNNNNNNNNNNNNNNNNNNNNNNNNNNNNNNNNNNNNNNNNNNNNNNNNNNNNNNNNNNNNNNNNNNNNNNNNNNNNNNNNNNNNNNNNNNNNNNNNNNNNNNNNNNNNNNNNNNNNNNNNNNNNNNNNNNNNNNNNNNNNNNNNNNNNNNNNNNNNNNNNNNNNNNNNNNNNNNNNNNNNNNNNNNNNNNNNNNNNNNNNNNNNNNNNNNNNNNNNNNNNNNNNNNNNNNNNNNNNNNNNNNNNNNNNNNNNNNNNNNNNNNNNNNNNNNNNNNNNNNNNNNNNNNNNNNNNNNNNNNNNNNNNNNNNNNNNNNNNNNNNNNNNNNNNNNNNNNNNNNNNNNNNNNNNNNNNNNNNNNNNNNNNNNNNNNNNNNNNNNNNNNNNNNNNNNNNCACTTTCATCACTTGTAACCACGCCATCTGCTGTGCTATCATGAATCACAATCGTTTGTTCATTGTCCAGCTTGCGAGCTTTATCCGCGATGCCAACTGTTATATTTCCTTTAAAAAGCCCCTCAATGAGCTTGATTTCAAAGGTGCACTCGACTGCATTCAGGACAGTTGTGAATCTCACTTCTGTAGTGCTGAGCCAGCTCTCAAGGGTTTCACTTCTAACCATGACATCTTTCTCTCTAGACAGTACTCGGCCATCAATGCTTATTAGACCCTTGCTAAATGGCCTGTCTGGAACTCCTTCTTCCCTTATTTTAAGATCTATCTCTAGATAGATGAAATCAACCAGCACTAGACCTCGATATGGGCCAGTTAAAATCAGCATTCCATCCTATGAAAAGAATTGCACGAGAGGTTAGAGTATGCTCATCCAAACACTGCTCAAAATGAAGATTGGAAGCATGCCATAAAAGCTACTCCATTTATATGCAGATGACTGTCTGGATCGACAACCACCAGCACTAAGATGACTCCATTTAGATGCCAATTAACAGTTGATATTAAATGCACCATGGAATAAAATGAAACCCGATTGGAACAAACTTAGAAGCAAGGATGTACCTTGTTGAGATGCTGGCAATCATCTCTATTGCGGTGAAAGAGATAAATGCACTTGTAGTCAATGCTGTCTCTGGCAATGACACGGCCATAGACATTGACTGGGAAGCCTACATCTGAGGAGACTATGCTGACAGAGAGGATGTTTGCAGAGTCTTCTAGCCCAAATTCATCTTGGTAGATACTATCGGTGTATCGCATTGGAGGGACAGACGCTGCGACGAATAAACAAAATATATCTGTCAGATTATTTCATCACAATAAAAAGCACCAGTTTGTGTTTTTCCCGTTTATAtcccactgagttaaaccatctAATATTCTTATTTTGACTTGCGAGTTAACTACAAGAGAAAGCTATCATCTCACCATTCGAACCAAGTTAATTTCAATTCTAGCGAAATCAGTGATTTCTGTTGttaagtgatatacatatgaATCAAATCTAAGTAAATGAAATGAGATTCGCTGTTAACTTCAAGAGGAAACTATCATCTCACCATCTGTAGAAAGTCAATTTCAGTTTTAGCCAAATCAGTGAGTTCCTGTTGTTAATTGAAACTAGATCCAATCTAGTAAACGGACTGAGATTTGCTGTTTACTGCTATGCATCAATAATGAACATGGCATGTCAGAGGATTCTCCTAACAGAGGATTATGCAGGTGAAACGTACTAATTCAGTTCCCATGCATAATGTCAATCAGACAATTCTACAAATATAAAGCCAAAAGAGAAGAGTACTACACCGGCTTCAGAAACGGAGAGGCCACTTACACTCTTCGTTGATGTCAAAGACGGAGAAATCTCTGAGAAAGAATCGGGTGTAGACGTCGCGCCCCACCTTGGGATCGTGCTGGATGATGGAGTCCATGACCGCATCGTGTGCCTCGCGTCTCCGCCGGTTCTCCTCCATCCTCCGCGCCTTCTCCTCTTCCTCCCGCCGGCgcctctccacctcctcctccgcccAGGCATCCCAATCCTCACTGTCATAGAAGAAAGGCTCGAAGcgctccacctcctcctccgactccaactgcTCTACAGACGCCATGATGAATGAATCCTTACTCGCCGCCGCCTCCGAGCAAATCCTAACATCGCCGCTGTCGACCCCTTTCCTCTTTGTTGATTCTTATGCTGCTAGTGCTTTGGGCTGGGCTAAGGCCCAGGTGACTTATCAGCGGGTACCGGTGCCACTTGTTGGGCCAAGGCAAAGCAACCTCTTTATCTCTATACTTACTTAACATATTAAATACTCCTACTTCTTGAACGCAAAAAAAAAATATTCCTACTTCTAAAAAAACTTAACTTGTTAAATTCTTCTAGAAAAACTTAACTTACTAAATTCTTCAAAAAAAACATAACTTATTAAATGCTGCTAAAAAACTTAACTTACCaccccgttcctaaatataagtctttaaAGAGATTTCACTAGGACTACATACAAAGTAagaatgagtgaatctacactctaaaaaatgtctatatacatctgtatgtagttcGTAGTGCAATCTCTAAAAacacttatatttaggaatggagggagtattaaatTATCAAAAAAAACTTAACTTATTAAAGATTTCTTTTAACTGAACTTATTAAAGAGTTAACTTAAATTAAAGAGTTGATtatcaaaaacaaaacaaaacaaaaaataacTTAAAGAGTTGATTCTAAAAAAACCTAACCTAAAGAGTTACCCCTCAAAAAAAAACTTAAATTAAAGAGTTACCCCTAAAGAAACTTAACTTAAAGAGGTAGCCCAAAAAAGTTAACTTAAAgagtttctcaaaaaaaaaagttAACTGAAAGAGTAAAATTGCCTCAAAAAAAAACTTAAAGAGTAAATTTGTCTAGAAAAACTTAAAGAGTAAAATGCATAGGCGGTCCTAATTCTTTCGTTGAATTGCCAACTGAGTCCCAATACTTTGAAAATGCAAGTCTGGGTCCTAAATCTTTTTAAGTCGTCCATCTCAGATTCTAATTCTCTCTCATCAGCGCTGACCAGCCTGCGTGGCACTTTGACCCCAGCCACGCCGTCTGGAAGGCCCAGGCGGGAGATTTCCTGAGGCTAACGATTGGGCATTTATGCAATGCGGCCCTTTGTAGCATTGATTCTTTTCATTCCCCGGTCCCTAggtcttctctctctctctctcgccatGGTTGCTCCATCGCCATGTCGGCCGCCTCAGGCTCGTCTACTAGgaagcgccccaggaagaaggtTGTGCAAGCGTCACTTCCACTGCCGCAACCAACGGGGAGACTGTCGTTGGTGGCATGCCATTGCTGCCGAATTCGGTCAACGATTCATCTTGTGTCAAAATTAGACGCAAAATCCTAGGAGGGTTTTCTACAAGTACCCCTAATCATTGTGTAAGATTCCATTTTTTGCTCGATTTTGATCTCTTTTCCGTGTGTTTTCTCACATGTGTGAAATTGTGTGACAGGCTTAATCAAATCTTTGCCAACACTACTACTTGGAAAGATAGACCAGACAACTACAAGGATGTCTTGTTTGGAACTAGGCACACTGAGTAGTGCTGATTTGGCTAGTGTCAGTGCTAGTGAACAAATATAGTAGGAAGAAGACTATGAAGCAATAAATGCAAAGCACTTTTGATAGTAAATGAGCTTATTTTCCTATATAGGAGTATTTTCAGTGCATTTTGTTGTATTGGTTGCAATAATAGTGCATGTAGTTTTTAAGAAGTGATCCTGTAGTAGGGAATGAGAATGAATAAAGTGTGGTGCATGCTTGATGTATCCAATTGTATATGACATGTATTTGTTTGAATGGAAATGAATTTTGGCAACATTTTGTTTGTTTGCCTATAATTTGGTAGCAGTTTGTTTTACTTGCATTGACCGGGCAACTAAACATTAACATAGAGAGTGAAAATTTGCACAAAATGAAACTTAAAAGCAGTCTTAAAGATAGACTGGTGGGTTCAACATTACAAGAATTGATCTTACAAAGTTCATGATCTGCAACATAAGAAACTAGCATAGCACTTTCCAAAATAGGAaacgcgctcatcgagttcatccatgagatccgggacatctttgcatg
Coding sequences within it:
- the LOC125532595 gene encoding uncharacterized protein LOC125532595 codes for the protein MASVEQLESEEEVERFEPFFYDSEDWDAWAEEEVERRRREEEEKARRMEENRRRREAHDAVMDSIIQHDPKVGRDVYTRFFLRDFSVFDINEESSVPPMRYTDSIYQDEFGLEDSANILSVSIVSSDVGFPVNVYGRVIARDSIDYKCIYLFHRNRDDCQHLNKDGMLILTGPYRGLVLVDFIYLEIDLKIREEGVPDRPFSKGLISIDGRVLSREKDVMVRSETLESWLSTTEVRFTTVLNAVECTFEIKLIEGLFKGNITVGIADKARKLDNEQTIVIHDSTADGVVTSDETSQAPHNGP